Proteins encoded in a region of the Quercus lobata isolate SW786 chromosome 8, ValleyOak3.0 Primary Assembly, whole genome shotgun sequence genome:
- the LOC115958547 gene encoding cytochrome P450 704C1-like isoform X2 — MDILTIILTFIAFSLFLLFLNISIIALKVFTGQSIKNPNYPPVHGTVFHELFYYRKLWDYYTETAKKHRTFRVLGPGQSYTYTTDIRNIEHILKTNFDKYCKGKYNQDIVVDLFGQGIFAVDGDKWRQQRKLASFEFSTRVLRDYSFAVFRRNATKLVRVVHKLSDDGQAFDMQNDKEDILSRFLVESKRNPNKMNDQYLRDIILNFMIAGKDTSASTLSWFLCMLCKNPLIQEKVAQEVEDITGSQDNGANLDDFMANITNATLDQMHYLHAALTETLRLYPAVPFDGRCANMDDILPDGYRVKKGDGVYYMAYAMGRMPYIWGEDAEEFRPERWLKNGIFQSESPFKFVAFHAGPQICLGKDFAYMQMKIVSIALLHFFRFKLADDTKNITYKTMFTLHIDGGLHLCATLRTPS, encoded by the exons ATGGATATCCTCACCATCATCTTGACCTTCATAGCCTTCTCACTATTCCTTCTCTTCCTAAACATTTCTATTATCGCACTCAAAGTTTTCACCGGACAATCAATCAAGAACCCAAACTACCCGCCTGTACATGGCACTGTCTTCCACGAGCTCTTCTACTACAGAAAACTCTGGGATTACTATACCGAGACTGCAAAGAAACACCGAACCTTTCGAGTCCTTGGTCCGGGACAAAGCTACACATACACGACAGATATACGAAACATCGAGCATATCTTAAAAACCAATTTCGATAAGTATTGTAAAGGAAAGTATAATCAGGATATTGTGGTTGATCTTTTTGGGCAGGGGATATTTGCTGTGGACGGTGACAAGTGGCGGCAGCAGAGGAAGCTTGCGAGCTTTGAGTTCTCCACAAGAGTGCTTAGAGATTATAGTTTTGCTGTGTTTAGGAGAAACGCTACTAAGCTGGTTAGAGTTGTTCACAAGTTATCAGATGATGGTCAGGCTTTTGATATGCAA AATGACAAGGAGGATATACTTTCAAGGTTTCTGGTGGAGAGCAAAAGGAATCCAAACAAAATGAATGATCAATATCTAAGGGacataattttgaattttatgatCGCAGGCAAAGATACAAGTGCAAGCACTCTCTCATGGTTCCTCTGTATGCTCTGCAAGAACCCTCTAATACAGGAAAAAGTTGCGCAAGAAGTGGAAGACATCACCGGTAGTCAAGACAATGGAGCTAACCTTGATGATTTCATGGCAAATATAACTAATGCAACACTAGATCAAATGCATTATCTTCATGCGGCATTGACTGAGACCTTGAGGCTATACCCTGCAGTTCCCTTC GATGGGAGGTGTGCAAACATGGATGACATTCTTCCTGACGGGTATAGAGTGAAGAAAGGGGATGGGGTATACTACATGGCTTATGCCATGGGCAGGATGCCTTATATTTGGGGAGAAGATGCGGAGGAATTTCGTCCTGAAAGATGGCTAAAGAATGGAATCTTTCAATCTGAATCACCATTCAAATTTGTAGCATTTCAT GCCGGACCACAGATTTGTCTAGGGAAAGACTTTGCTTACATGCAGATGAAAATAGTCTCAATTGCTCTTCTCCACTTCTTCCGATTTAAACTAGCTGATGATACGAAAAATATAACTTACAAGACAATGTTCACACTTCATATTGATGGAGGCCTCCATCTTTGTGCAACTTTAAGGACACCATCATAA
- the LOC115958547 gene encoding cytochrome P450 704C1-like isoform X1 yields the protein MDILTIILTFIAFSLFLLFLNISIIALKVFTGQSIKNPNYPPVHGTVFHELFYYRKLWDYYTETAKKHRTFRVLGPGQSYTYTTDIRNIEHILKTNFDKYCKGKYNQDIVVDLFGQGIFAVDGDKWRQQRKLASFEFSTRVLRDYSFAVFRRNATKLVRVVHKLSDDGQAFDMQDILMRCTLDSIFKVGFGVELNCLEGSSKEGTAFMKAFDDSNALVYWRYVDPFWKLKRFLNIGYEAALKKKIKILDAFVNGVIRTKRELLEVKQDCNDKEDILSRFLVESKRNPNKMNDQYLRDIILNFMIAGKDTSASTLSWFLCMLCKNPLIQEKVAQEVEDITGSQDNGANLDDFMANITNATLDQMHYLHAALTETLRLYPAVPFDGRCANMDDILPDGYRVKKGDGVYYMAYAMGRMPYIWGEDAEEFRPERWLKNGIFQSESPFKFVAFHAGPQICLGKDFAYMQMKIVSIALLHFFRFKLADDTKNITYKTMFTLHIDGGLHLCATLRTPS from the exons ATGGATATCCTCACCATCATCTTGACCTTCATAGCCTTCTCACTATTCCTTCTCTTCCTAAACATTTCTATTATCGCACTCAAAGTTTTCACCGGACAATCAATCAAGAACCCAAACTACCCGCCTGTACATGGCACTGTCTTCCACGAGCTCTTCTACTACAGAAAACTCTGGGATTACTATACCGAGACTGCAAAGAAACACCGAACCTTTCGAGTCCTTGGTCCGGGACAAAGCTACACATACACGACAGATATACGAAACATCGAGCATATCTTAAAAACCAATTTCGATAAGTATTGTAAAGGAAAGTATAATCAGGATATTGTGGTTGATCTTTTTGGGCAGGGGATATTTGCTGTGGACGGTGACAAGTGGCGGCAGCAGAGGAAGCTTGCGAGCTTTGAGTTCTCCACAAGAGTGCTTAGAGATTATAGTTTTGCTGTGTTTAGGAGAAACGCTACTAAGCTGGTTAGAGTTGTTCACAAGTTATCAGATGATGGTCAGGCTTTTGATATGCAA GACATACTAATGAGATGCACTTTGGATTCAATTTTCAAAGTTGGGTTTGGGGTAGAATTGAATTGCTTGGAGGGGTCAAGCAAGGAGGGAACTGCATTCATGAAGGCATTTGATGATTCAAATGCCTTGGTCTATTGGCGCTATGTTGATCCATTCTGGAAGCTGAAGAGGTTTCTTAATATTGGCTACGAAGCTGCCCTtaagaagaaaatcaaaatcCTTGATGCTTTTGTGAATGGAGTGATTAGGACCAAGAGGGAACTGCTAGAAGTGAAACAAGATTGC AATGACAAGGAGGATATACTTTCAAGGTTTCTGGTGGAGAGCAAAAGGAATCCAAACAAAATGAATGATCAATATCTAAGGGacataattttgaattttatgatCGCAGGCAAAGATACAAGTGCAAGCACTCTCTCATGGTTCCTCTGTATGCTCTGCAAGAACCCTCTAATACAGGAAAAAGTTGCGCAAGAAGTGGAAGACATCACCGGTAGTCAAGACAATGGAGCTAACCTTGATGATTTCATGGCAAATATAACTAATGCAACACTAGATCAAATGCATTATCTTCATGCGGCATTGACTGAGACCTTGAGGCTATACCCTGCAGTTCCCTTC GATGGGAGGTGTGCAAACATGGATGACATTCTTCCTGACGGGTATAGAGTGAAGAAAGGGGATGGGGTATACTACATGGCTTATGCCATGGGCAGGATGCCTTATATTTGGGGAGAAGATGCGGAGGAATTTCGTCCTGAAAGATGGCTAAAGAATGGAATCTTTCAATCTGAATCACCATTCAAATTTGTAGCATTTCAT GCCGGACCACAGATTTGTCTAGGGAAAGACTTTGCTTACATGCAGATGAAAATAGTCTCAATTGCTCTTCTCCACTTCTTCCGATTTAAACTAGCTGATGATACGAAAAATATAACTTACAAGACAATGTTCACACTTCATATTGATGGAGGCCTCCATCTTTGTGCAACTTTAAGGACACCATCATAA
- the LOC115958245 gene encoding 2-methylene-furan-3-one reductase-like isoform X1: protein MQKAWLYEENGPKEVLKLGDFPIPTPLHNQLLVQVRAAALNPIDSKRRQRPIFSSDFPVVPGCDMAGVVLGKGSSVTKFDVGDEIYGNIQDFNAEENLKQLGTLAELIVVEESLIARKPKNLSFEEAASLPLAVQTAIEGFKTAGFKEGQSIFVVGGAGGVGTLVVQLAKHLYGASYVVATTSTPKVEFVKKLGADKVVDYTKTRYEDINEKYDFVYDTIGDSKNSSLVAKDDAPIVDITWPLTNPRAVYSSLTVSGENLEKLRPYLESGKLKAVIDPTGPYDFGDVIEAFRYLETGRARGKVVISPFPSQHLPSSIPSESKNNVTSEMDLKKIYVS from the exons ATGCAGAAAGCTTGGCTTTACGAGGAGAATGGTCCCAAGGAAGTCCTCAAGCTGGGAGACTTCCCTATTCCAACTCCCCTGCATAACCAACTTCTTGTCCAAGTTCGAGCTGCTGCTTTGAATCCTATCGATTCCAAAAGGCGGCAGAGACCAATCTTTTCTTCTGACTTTCCA GTGGTCCCTGGCTGTGACATGGCTGGTGTGGTGCTAGGAAAAGGCAGCAGTGTTACGAAATTTGATGTAGGTGATGAGATTTATGGGAATATCCAAGATTTTAATGCAGAAGAAAATTTAAAGCAGCTTGGAACTCTGGCAGAGTTAATAGTTGTGGAAGAGAGTTTGATTGCAAGAAAACCGAAAAACCTTTCATTTGAGGAAGCTGCCAGCTTGCCTTTAGCAGTTCAGACTGCGATAGAAGGTTTCAAAACTGCAGGTTTTAAAGAGGGGCAATCGATTTTTGTAGTAGGTGGAGCAGGTGGTGTTGGAACTTTGGTTGTTCAACTAGCCAAGCACTTGTATGGAGCTTCTTATGTTGTGGCTACAACTAGTACCCCAAAGGTGGAATTTGTTAAAAAGTTGGGTGCTGATAAAGTTGTAGACTACACAAAGACTAGATATGAAGACATCAACGAGAAATATGATTTCGTCTATGATACAATTG GTGACAGCAAGAATTCTTCTTTAGTAGCTAAGGATGACGCGCCAATTGTTGACATAACATGGCCTTTGACTAATCCAAGAGCTGTTTATTCGAGCTTGACAGTTTCTGGTGAAAACTTAGAGAAGCTTAGGCCATATTTGGAGAGTGGAAAGCTTAAGGCTGTGATTGATCCAACTGGCCCTTATGATTTTGGAGATGTAATTGAAGCTTTTCGGTATTTGGAAACTGGAAGAGCAAGAGGAAAAGTTGTCATCTCTCCCTTCCCTTCACAGCATCTTCCCTCCTCTATTCCATCTGAGAGCAAGAACAATGTAACATCTGAAATGGATCTTAAGAAAATTTATGTTTCCTGA
- the LOC115958245 gene encoding 2-methylene-furan-3-one reductase-like isoform X2, whose translation MAGVVLGKGSSVTKFDVGDEIYGNIQDFNAEENLKQLGTLAELIVVEESLIARKPKNLSFEEAASLPLAVQTAIEGFKTAGFKEGQSIFVVGGAGGVGTLVVQLAKHLYGASYVVATTSTPKVEFVKKLGADKVVDYTKTRYEDINEKYDFVYDTIGDSKNSSLVAKDDAPIVDITWPLTNPRAVYSSLTVSGENLEKLRPYLESGKLKAVIDPTGPYDFGDVIEAFRYLETGRARGKVVISPFPSQHLPSSIPSESKNNVTSEMDLKKIYVS comes from the exons ATGGCTGGTGTGGTGCTAGGAAAAGGCAGCAGTGTTACGAAATTTGATGTAGGTGATGAGATTTATGGGAATATCCAAGATTTTAATGCAGAAGAAAATTTAAAGCAGCTTGGAACTCTGGCAGAGTTAATAGTTGTGGAAGAGAGTTTGATTGCAAGAAAACCGAAAAACCTTTCATTTGAGGAAGCTGCCAGCTTGCCTTTAGCAGTTCAGACTGCGATAGAAGGTTTCAAAACTGCAGGTTTTAAAGAGGGGCAATCGATTTTTGTAGTAGGTGGAGCAGGTGGTGTTGGAACTTTGGTTGTTCAACTAGCCAAGCACTTGTATGGAGCTTCTTATGTTGTGGCTACAACTAGTACCCCAAAGGTGGAATTTGTTAAAAAGTTGGGTGCTGATAAAGTTGTAGACTACACAAAGACTAGATATGAAGACATCAACGAGAAATATGATTTCGTCTATGATACAATTG GTGACAGCAAGAATTCTTCTTTAGTAGCTAAGGATGACGCGCCAATTGTTGACATAACATGGCCTTTGACTAATCCAAGAGCTGTTTATTCGAGCTTGACAGTTTCTGGTGAAAACTTAGAGAAGCTTAGGCCATATTTGGAGAGTGGAAAGCTTAAGGCTGTGATTGATCCAACTGGCCCTTATGATTTTGGAGATGTAATTGAAGCTTTTCGGTATTTGGAAACTGGAAGAGCAAGAGGAAAAGTTGTCATCTCTCCCTTCCCTTCACAGCATCTTCCCTCCTCTATTCCATCTGAGAGCAAGAACAATGTAACATCTGAAATGGATCTTAAGAAAATTTATGTTTCCTGA